In the Daphnia pulicaria isolate SC F1-1A chromosome 2, SC_F0-13Bv2, whole genome shotgun sequence genome, one interval contains:
- the LOC124327512 gene encoding histone-lysine N-methyltransferase SUV39H2-like: MSDIHDDPSKLGDMETERPESVALSVSVISDDSKQDEQLKKKRKSKKKPDAYKSRKRSRSTKPAAKSEEYEVEMIIDHKTDEEGHEFYLVHWKGWSDDDDSWVPVEDCECPALIAEFYQRNPDKNPNAVENKEKNTAESAQLQSYIEGILKPANEDIDLAIQLVCSATDRHKLNGFKIHFSNEEINKYAFMVYRKKQKLLQMEKNLMMQLLTRDFRQRRVDQLVRLKEWEDEINEATQGKPPVKIENNVDLDEPPVGFTYVTQCKAGDGVVIPDDPVIGCECLDCIDGRKTCCGPMSGTQSAYTKAGRLKVPVGTPIYECNSRCKCGPECPNRVVQRGSKLKLCIFRTSNGCGWGVKTLETIRKNSFVIEYVGEIITNEEAEKRGVQYDSEGRTYLFDLDFNDIDCVYSVDAAHQGNVAHFINHSCDPNLAVFAMWANCMDPNMPRLALFAQRDIHVGEELTFDYASSKTENPQEKTAANSVAKEVTVKNECRCGAANCRKIMFSLPENQVIAPFLKVD; the protein is encoded by the exons ATGAGTGATATCCACGACGACCCATCTAAACTTGGTGACATGGAGACGGAAAGACCCGAATCGGTAGCTTTATCAGTATCCGTGATTTCTGATGACAGCAAGCAAGATGaacagttaaaaaagaaaaggaagagcaAGAAAAAGCCTGATGCCTATAAATCTAGGAAAAGATCACGGTCTACGAAACCTGCTGCCAAGTCAGAGGAGTATGAAGTAGAAATGATCATTGACCACAAAACTGATGAAGAG gGTCATGAGTTTTACCTGGTTCACTGGAAAGGGTggtctgatgatgatgattcttGGGTTCCTGTGGAAGATTGTGAATGCCCTGCACTAATTGCTGAATTTTATCAGCGTAATCCTGATAAGAACCC GAATGCTGttgaaaataaagagaaaaatactGCTGAATCTGCTCAACTTCAAAGTTACATTGAAGGAATTCTGAAACCAGCAAATGAAGATATTGATCTAGCCATCCAGCTTGTGTgtagtgcaacagatagacaTAAACTAAATGGGTTTAAAA tccatttttcaaatgaagaaaTCAACAAATATGCATTCATGGTGTacagaaagaaacagaaactgTTACAGATGGAGAAGAACTTGATGATGCAGCTGCTTACCAGAGATTTCCGCCAACGACGAGTTGATCAACTCGTACGCTTGAAAGAATGGGAAGACGAAATCAACGAAGCCACACAGGGAAAACCCCCAGTCAAGATAGAAAACAACGTCGATTTGGATGAACCTCCTGTCGGCTTCACTTATGTTACTCAATGCAAG GCTGGTGATGGCGTAGTCATTCCTGACGATCCTGTTATTGGATGTGAATGTCTCGATTGTATCGATGGAAGAAAGACTTGCTGTGGTCCAATGTCTGGAACACAGTCGGCGTACACCAAAGCAGGTCGTCTTAAGGTCCCTGTAGGCACGCCCATTTATGAATGTAATAGTCGGTGCAAGTGTGGACCAGAGTGTCCAAATAGAGTAGTTCAACGGGGATCAAAG TTGAAACTCTGCATTTTTCGCACTAGCAACGGCTGTGGATGGGGTGTTAAAACACTCGAAACAATCCGCAAAAATAGTTTCGTTATTGAGTATGTCGGCGAAATTATTACTAACGAAGAAGCTGAGAAGCGTGGAGTTCAGTATG attctgAAGGAAGAACATATCTTTTTGACTTGGATTTCAATGATATTGATTGCGTATACTCAGTCGATGCTGCTCATCAGGGCAATGTTGCACATTTTATCAATCATTCG tGTGATCCAAATTTAGCCGTTTTCGCTATGTGGGCAAATTGCATGGACCCCAATATGCCCCGACTTGCACTCTTTGCCCAAAGAGACATTCATGTCGGAGAAGAACTTACGTTTGACTATGCATCGTCCAAGACGG AAAACCCTCAGGAAAAAACTGCTGCAAACTCAGTTGCCAAAGAAGTCACAGTAAAAAATGAATGTCGCTGCGGGGCAGCCAATTGCCGAAAGATTATGTTTTCACTGCCCGAAAACCAAGTAATTGCCCCATTTCTTAAGGTAGATTGA
- the LOC124327531 gene encoding uncharacterized protein LOC124327531, whose product MSKIIIGMNQSKNFAFVVFLTIPILLFWTSCYAEHDDTVSTRFAQFLNHSELSLSPPLRQLWKKTIPDELKDAKHGIVMGVSSEKCDNGKVNLTIDWDGSPVNHTCFTSKYPLPVKEDIEPYITCDKLPPGNYSPTHYCMDTVVQYNSSIPTYEGHRPLWPIFGEYQFVPPQRWLHNVEHGAIIMLYHPCAEPSEILKLKKLVKSCLWKYVITPWNMLSREMPFALVAWGCRLQMAKVDSGIARYFIRSKAFRGPESHYLKQGQFSVGLIEASNPPSDTNLDKVLC is encoded by the exons ATGAGTAAAATCATCATAGGAATGAaccaatcaaaaaattttgcgtttgttgtatttttaacTATTccaattcttcttttctggaCGTCGTGTTATGCAGAACATGATGACACTGTCTCGACAAGATTTGCTCA atttttaaatcattcaGAACTATCACTATCACCACCACTACGTCAACTTTGGAAGAAAACCATTCCAGATGAACTCAAAGATGCCAAACATGGGATTGTAATGGGTGTGTCTTCAGAAAAATGTGATAATGGAAAG GTTAACTTAACAATTGATTGGGATGGTTCACCTGTGAATCACACATGTTTTACTTCCAAATACCCACTACCAGTTAAAGAGGATATTGAGCCATATATAACCTGTGATAAGCTTCCCCCTGGAAATTATTCA cCTACCCATTATTGCATGGACACTGTGGTTCAATATAATTCATCTATTCCAACTTA cGAAGGCCACCGTCCCCTCTGGCCTATTTTCGGTGAATACCAGTTTGTTCCACCTCAGCGCTGGCTTCATAATGTCGAG CATGGAGCAATCATCATGTTATATCACCCATGCGCTGAGCCTTCCGAAATTCTAAAATTGAAGAAACTGGTAAAATCTTGCCTTTGGAAATATGTCATTACTCCCTGGAACATGCTGAGTAGAGAAATG ccttTTGCATTAGTGGCTTGGGGATGTCGACTACAAATGGCTAAAGTAGATTCCGGAATTGCTCGTTACTTTATCCGTTCCAAAGCGTTTCGTGGACCGGAGTCTCATTATCTGAAACAAGGACAATTTTCTGTGGGACTCATTGAGGCTTCCAATCCACCAAGTGATACCAATTTGGACAAAGTGCTCTGTTGA